TCAGCATCCGGATGCCGGCATCCTGCGCCATGCGGGCGATGCGCGGCGCATTGCGGTGGGCCGGATCCCAGCCGGTGCGGATTTTCAGGGTGACGGGAACCGCGACGGCCTGCACGACGGCGTCCAGGATGCGGCCGACGAGCGCTTCATCGCGCAGCAGCGCCGAGCCGCACGCGGCATTGCAGACCTTCTTGACCGGGCAGCCCATGTTGATGTCGATGATCTGCGCCCCCCGGTCGACCGCATCGCGGGCGGCGTCGGCGAGCATTGCCGGATCCGCCCCCGCAAGCTGCACGGCAACCGGTTCGGTTTCGCCGTCGGTGCGCAGGCGCCGCGCCGTCTTGCGGCTGCCGCGCAGCCGCGCGTCGGAGGTGGTCATCTCGCCCACCGCGTAGCCGGCGCCGAAGGCCCGGAAGAGCCGGCGCAGGGGAAGGTCGGCGATGCCGGCCATCGGAGCCGCGAAGACGCGATTGGCGATGCGGTGGGGGCCGATCTGCACGGGCGCCGGGTCCATATCAGACCCGGACTCCGAACATGAGCAGGCGGGCGAACGCCCGCCGCACGTCCGGCAGGAGATCGAGCGCGCCGAGCGCGGCCGAGCGCGCGATCGCGACCGGCAGGGGTGCCGAGGAAAAAAGCTGCGGCAGCATTCCGGTCAGGGCGGGCACCACGGCCCGGTCGAGGCGGCGCGTGGCCCCATAGCGGGCCAGGGCCGCGGGAACGTCGTGCGTGCGGCGGATGTCGGTGCCGGCCGGCGTGTCGGTCAGGCAGTCGACCAGACATACGCAATCGCGCAGCCCGAGGTTGAAGCCTTGTCCGGCGACGGGGTGCAGCACCTGGGCGGAGTTGCCGATGTGCACCAGGCGGTGTTCGCACACCCGGTCGACCCGGGTCGGCCGCAGCGGAAAGACGCTGCGCGGGCCGATGGCCGTGGGTGCACGGAATCGCGGCCCCAGCGTCTGCGCGATCTCCCGCAGCAGCGGCTCCTCGGGGGCCTGCTGCCGGGCGCGCGCGAGCGTCGAGGGAAGGCACCAGATCATGGACATCTGCTGGCGGCTTCCGGGAACCGGCAGCAGCGCGAACGGCCCCTCGTGGGTGAAGCGCTCGAAGGCGTCGCCGGGAGCCAGGCCGTCGAGGGTGAGATCGGCGAGCAGGGCATGGGAG
This genomic window from Burkholderiales bacterium GJ-E10 contains:
- a CDS encoding tRNA-dihydrouridine synthase B, with the translated sequence MDPAPVQIGPHRIANRVFAAPMAGIADLPLRRLFRAFGAGYAVGEMTTSDARLRGSRKTARRLRTDGETEPVAVQLAGADPAMLADAARDAVDRGAQIIDINMGCPVKKVCNAACGSALLRDEALVGRILDAVVQAVAVPVTLKIRTGWDPAHRNAPRIARMAQDAGIRMLTIHGRTRACGFRGHAEYDTIAEVKSQLAIPVVANGDIDGPEAARAVLARTGADAVMIGRAAQERPWIFGEIDHLLRHGVAAPPIRVADVAPALLAYLDEHYAHYDDIQGVRTARKRIHGWLRGLRGGRDAGQRINEIECPTAQRKAVEIFFGEAAARSPFFEYIPRSE
- a CDS encoding 2-octaprenyl-6-methoxyphenol hydroxylase, which encodes MRTTSRIAILGGGPVGMVTALLLARRGIAATLYDARPVDDLRRDRRLLALSRGSLQILDALLGAGTLPVAPIRRVHVSSRGHAGAAHLGSAFTDSMGDATRDPDFGAQPVGATVWYADLVAALARAIDAEPRIAAERPRRVLGLQQHPDCVRVTLDDGAEIACALAIDAEGGPDRHRNGGGVAPVRSHALLADLTLDGLAPGDAFERFTHEGPFALLPVPGSRQQMSMIWCLPSTLARARQQAPEEPLLREIAQTLGPRFRAPTAIGPRSVFPLRPTRVDRVCEHRLVHIGNSAQVLHPVAGQGFNLGLRDCVCLVDCLTDTPAGTDIRRTHDVPAALARYGATRRLDRAVVPALTGMLPQLFSSAPLPVAIARSAALGALDLLPDVRRAFARLLMFGVRV